In a genomic window of Streptomyces sp. NBC_01231:
- a CDS encoding DUF3516 domain-containing protein, which produces MTLIDQLPPTADPDALYDAFESWAQERGLTLYPHQEEALIEVVSGANVIVSTPTGSGKSMIAAGAHFAALARDEVTFYTAPIKALVSEKFFELCKMFGTENVGMLTGDASVNADAPVICCTAEVLASIALRDGRHADVGQVVMDEFHFYAETDRGWAWQIPILELPQAQFILMSATLGDVAMFEKDLTRRTGRPTSVVRSATRPVPLSYEYRLTPLTETLTELLDTKQAPVYIVHFTQAQAVERAQALMSINMCTREEKDQIADLIGNFRFTTKFGRNLSRYVRHGIGVHHAGMLPKYRRLVEKLAQAGLLKVICGTDTLGVGVNVPIRTVLFTALAKYDGIRVRTLRAREFHQIAGRAGRAGFDTAGYVVAQAPEHVVENEKALAKAGDDPKKRRKVVRKKAPEGFVGWTESTFEKLINSDPEPLTSRFRVTHTMLLSVIARPGNAFEAMRHLLEDNHEPRKQQLRHIRRAIAIYRSLLDGGIVEKLDKPDAEGRIVRLTVDLQQDFALNQPLSTFALAAFELLDPESPSYALDMVSVVESTLDDPRQILAAQQNKARGEAVAAMKADGVEYEERMERLQDITYPKPLEELLFHAYDTYRKSHPWVGDHPLSPKSVVRDMYERAMSFTELVSLYELARTEGIVLRYLAGAYKALDHTVPDDLKSEDLQDLIEWLGEMVRQVDSSLLDEWEQLANPAEMTAEEAQEKADEVKPVTTNARAFRVLVRNAMFRRVELAALDQVGELGEMDADSGWDADAWGEAMDNYWDEYDDLGTGPDARGPKLLLIEEEPQNALWRVRQIFDDPNDDHDWGISAEVDLTASDAEGRAIVRVTDVGQL; this is translated from the coding sequence GTGACCCTCATCGATCAGCTGCCGCCGACCGCCGACCCCGACGCCCTCTACGACGCCTTCGAGTCGTGGGCCCAGGAGCGAGGTCTCACGCTCTACCCGCACCAGGAGGAGGCGCTGATAGAGGTGGTCTCCGGTGCGAACGTGATCGTGTCGACGCCCACCGGCTCCGGCAAGAGCATGATCGCCGCCGGCGCGCACTTCGCGGCACTGGCCCGTGACGAGGTCACCTTCTACACGGCACCGATCAAGGCGCTCGTGTCGGAGAAGTTCTTCGAGCTGTGCAAGATGTTCGGCACGGAGAACGTCGGAATGCTGACCGGCGACGCGTCCGTCAACGCCGACGCCCCGGTCATCTGCTGCACGGCCGAGGTGCTCGCCTCGATCGCCCTGCGGGACGGCCGGCACGCGGATGTCGGCCAGGTCGTGATGGACGAGTTCCACTTCTACGCGGAGACGGACCGCGGCTGGGCCTGGCAGATCCCGATCCTGGAGCTTCCCCAGGCGCAGTTCATCCTGATGTCGGCCACCCTCGGCGACGTCGCGATGTTCGAGAAGGACCTGACGCGGCGCACCGGCCGGCCGACGTCCGTGGTCCGCTCGGCGACCCGTCCCGTGCCGTTGTCCTACGAGTACCGGCTCACTCCGCTCACGGAGACACTGACCGAACTGCTGGACACCAAACAGGCGCCGGTCTACATCGTGCACTTCACTCAGGCGCAGGCCGTGGAGCGGGCGCAGGCGCTGATGAGCATCAACATGTGTACGCGCGAGGAGAAGGACCAGATCGCCGACCTGATCGGCAACTTCCGCTTCACCACCAAGTTCGGCCGGAATCTCTCCCGGTACGTGCGGCACGGCATCGGCGTCCATCACGCCGGCATGCTGCCCAAGTACCGCCGCCTGGTGGAGAAGCTCGCCCAGGCCGGTCTGCTGAAGGTCATCTGCGGCACGGACACCCTCGGCGTCGGCGTCAACGTGCCGATCCGGACCGTGCTGTTCACGGCGCTGGCCAAGTACGACGGCATTCGCGTCCGCACGCTGCGCGCCCGTGAGTTCCACCAGATCGCCGGACGTGCCGGACGGGCGGGCTTCGACACGGCGGGCTACGTCGTCGCGCAGGCTCCCGAGCACGTGGTGGAGAACGAAAAGGCGCTCGCCAAGGCGGGCGACGACCCGAAGAAGCGCCGGAAGGTCGTCCGCAAGAAGGCGCCCGAGGGCTTCGTCGGGTGGACGGAGAGCACCTTCGAGAAGCTCATCAACTCCGACCCGGAGCCGCTGACGTCCCGTTTCCGGGTGACGCACACCATGCTCCTGTCGGTGATCGCCCGGCCCGGCAACGCCTTCGAGGCGATGCGGCACCTTCTGGAAGACAACCACGAGCCGCGCAAGCAGCAGCTCAGGCACATCCGCCGCGCCATCGCCATCTACCGCTCGCTCCTGGACGGCGGGATCGTGGAGAAGCTCGACAAGCCGGACGCCGAAGGCCGCATCGTCCGCCTCACGGTGGACCTGCAGCAGGACTTCGCGCTGAACCAGCCGCTGTCCACCTTCGCGCTCGCCGCGTTCGAGCTTCTCGACCCGGAGTCGCCGTCCTACGCCCTGGACATGGTGTCCGTCGTCGAGTCGACGCTGGACGATCCGCGGCAGATCCTCGCCGCCCAGCAGAACAAGGCGCGTGGGGAGGCCGTGGCCGCGATGAAGGCGGACGGCGTCGAGTACGAGGAGCGCATGGAGCGCCTCCAGGACATCACGTACCCGAAGCCCCTGGAAGAGTTGCTCTTCCACGCGTACGACACGTACCGCAAGAGCCACCCCTGGGTGGGCGATCATCCGCTGTCCCCGAAGTCCGTCGTCCGCGACATGTACGAACGGGCCATGTCCTTCACCGAGTTGGTGTCGCTCTACGAGCTCGCCCGCACCGAGGGCATCGTGCTGCGCTACCTCGCCGGCGCCTACAAGGCCCTCGACCACACCGTCCCGGACGACCTCAAGTCCGAGGACCTTCAGGATCTGATCGAGTGGCTCGGCGAGATGGTGCGCCAGGTCGACTCCAGCCTGCTGGACGAGTGGGAGCAGCTCGCCAACCCGGCGGAGATGACCGCGGAGGAGGCCCAGGAGAAGGCCGACGAGGTCAAGCCCGTGACGACCAACGCGCGCGCCTTCCGTGTCCTCGTCCGCAACGCCATGTTCCGCCGTGTCGAACTCGCCGCCCTGGATCAGGTCGGGGAGCTCGGCGAGATGGACGCGGACTCCGGGTGGGACGCCGATGCCTGGGGCGAGGCGATGGACAACTACTGGGACGAGTACGACGACCTCGGCACCGGGCCCGACGCCCGCGGTCCCAAGCTGCTGCTGATCGAGGAGGAGCCGCAGAACGCCCTGTGGCGGGTCCGCCAGATCTTCGACGACCCGAACGACGATCACGACTGGGGCATCAGCGCGGAGGTGGACCTCACGGCCTCCGACGCCGAGGGCCGTGCGATCGTTCGTGTCACCGACGTCGGACAGCTGTGA